In one Lysobacter alkalisoli genomic region, the following are encoded:
- the rpsU gene encoding 30S ribosomal protein S21 — protein sequence MPSVKVRENEPFEFALRRFKRTCEKAGVLAETRKREYYEKPTQERKRKAAAAVKRQARRASRDVTKRQRLY from the coding sequence ATGCCCAGCGTCAAAGTCCGCGAAAACGAGCCTTTCGAGTTTGCCCTGCGCCGCTTCAAGCGCACCTGCGAGAAGGCCGGCGTCCTCGCCGAGACCCGCAAGCGCGAGTACTACGAGAAGCCGACCCAGGAGCGCAAGCGCAAGGCTGCCGCGGCGGTGAAGCGTCAGGCCCGTCGCGCTTCGCGCGATGTGACCAAGCGTCAGCGGTTGTACTGA
- a CDS encoding GatB/YqeY domain-containing protein yields MTLKQRLTDDMKTAMKAGDKHSLGVIRLVNAAIKQKEVDERIELDDTAVIAVLDKMVKQRKDSVQQYQAAGRDDLADIEQAEIGVIERYLPAKLGEAEILAAIDTAIAQTGATGPADIGKLMGALKPQLAGQADMGLVSKLVKQRLAG; encoded by the coding sequence ATGACCCTCAAGCAACGACTGACCGATGACATGAAGACGGCCATGAAGGCCGGCGACAAGCACAGCCTCGGCGTGATCCGGCTGGTCAACGCCGCGATCAAGCAGAAGGAGGTCGACGAGCGCATCGAACTCGACGACACCGCGGTGATCGCCGTGCTCGACAAGATGGTCAAGCAGCGCAAGGACTCGGTCCAGCAGTACCAGGCCGCCGGCCGCGACGACCTGGCCGATATCGAGCAGGCCGAGATCGGGGTGATCGAGCGCTACCTGCCAGCCAAGCTGGGCGAGGCCGAGATCCTGGCCGCGATCGACACCGCCATCGCACAGACCGGCGCGACAGGCCCGGCCGACATCGGCAAGCTGATGGGCGCGCTGAAGCCGCAACTGGCCGGCCAGGCCGACATGGGTCTGGTCTCGAAGCTGGTCAAACAGCGGCTGGCGGGCTGA
- the tsaD gene encoding tRNA (adenosine(37)-N6)-threonylcarbamoyltransferase complex transferase subunit TsaD produces MKVLGIETSCDETGVAVYDTDAGLRAHALYSQIALHAEYGGVVPELASRDHVRKLLPLIRQTLAEAGLATGDLDGVAYTAGPGLVGALLVGAGVARALAWALEVPAIGVHHMEGHLLAPLLENDPQGRPEPPFVALLVSGGHTQLVHVEAIGRYRLLGETLDDAAGEAFDKTAKLMGLPYPGGPQLAALAERSDKLPGHPGAFRFSRPMTDRPGLDFSFSGLKTQVLLAWRNSDQSDETRADIARGFEDAVVETLAIKCGRALDAAGCGTLVVAGGVGANKRLRVRLEEMARERGGRVSFPRPEFCTDNGAMIAFAGALRLQAGQHDDASVRVAPRWDMAALQPVQSAEA; encoded by the coding sequence ATGAAAGTCCTCGGTATCGAAACCAGTTGCGACGAAACCGGTGTGGCGGTCTACGACACCGACGCTGGGCTGCGCGCGCACGCGCTGTACAGCCAGATCGCCCTGCACGCCGAGTACGGCGGGGTGGTGCCCGAGCTGGCCAGCCGCGACCACGTCCGCAAGCTGCTGCCACTGATCCGCCAGACCCTGGCCGAGGCCGGGCTGGCGACCGGCGATCTGGACGGCGTCGCCTACACCGCCGGTCCGGGCCTGGTCGGGGCGCTGCTGGTCGGGGCCGGGGTGGCACGGGCGCTGGCCTGGGCGCTGGAGGTGCCGGCGATCGGCGTCCATCACATGGAGGGCCATCTGCTGGCGCCATTGCTGGAGAATGACCCGCAAGGACGGCCCGAGCCGCCGTTCGTGGCCCTGCTGGTGTCTGGCGGACATACCCAACTGGTCCACGTGGAGGCGATCGGCCGCTACCGCCTGCTCGGCGAGACCCTCGACGACGCCGCTGGCGAGGCCTTCGACAAGACCGCCAAGCTGATGGGCCTGCCGTACCCGGGCGGGCCGCAGCTGGCCGCCTTGGCGGAGCGGTCCGACAAGCTGCCGGGACACCCGGGCGCGTTCAGGTTCTCGCGACCGATGACCGACCGGCCCGGGCTCGATTTCAGCTTCAGCGGACTGAAGACCCAGGTGCTGCTGGCCTGGCGGAACAGCGACCAGAGCGACGAAACCCGCGCCGACATCGCCCGCGGCTTCGAGGACGCGGTGGTCGAGACGCTGGCGATCAAGTGCGGCCGCGCGCTCGATGCAGCCGGCTGCGGCACCTTGGTCGTTGCCGGTGGCGTCGGCGCCAACAAGCGCCTGCGCGTGCGGCTGGAAGAGATGGCGCGCGAGCGCGGCGGCCGGGTCAGCTTCCCGCGGCCGGAGTTCTGCACCGACAACGGCGCGATGATCGCCTTCGCCGGTGCCCTGCGCCTGCAGGCCGGGCAGCATGACGATGCATCGGTGCGGGTCGCGCCACGCTGGGACATGGCTGCTTTGCAGCCAGTGCAGAGTGCGGAGGCGTGA